One region of Paralichthys olivaceus isolate ysfri-2021 chromosome 12, ASM2471397v2, whole genome shotgun sequence genomic DNA includes:
- the ky gene encoding kyphoscoliosis peptidase encodes MSAEVAIQKFSFPFSCAARLSLQDEVTQKGCVQVKALQLHDLQENPALSKPSSDPVIVTPVHKKHQEPGGHVAAARVLVCAEASQNAVLSGRSVFEKLIVENEDQRPAAKRQLSCESAAKTISVVKKSAVRKEAEEQRHLKPKTHLGQKVTPHVAATGRRKRRKDLFVNSEVFHRVDAHVIRAGAELKEKCVHDVKTIVQSITQGVRTELERLRAIWVWLCHNIEYDVNGYLGRSEKLSSPEEVIAAGRGVCCGYSSLCTEMCREVGIECQEVPGHSKGIGYRQGQSLNNVKSDHLWNAVLLGGQWFLLDACWGAGRVDMEHESFVKRFDEFYFLTDPEEFIESHFPDEEKWQLLETPIPLEEFERRVFKTSAFFTMGLRLIQPHHFHMVTDGGEANVSLGFSRPATFTYEITQHQDLLHCGASEQKDSGNSSFGLLTVSHRNMKLQLLPPASGTYDVKVFARPEAAVTPLTWVCSFTVECQTPRAREEIPENPFLSWGLQPVAGSLGITGSSQGSEVAEVEDGVFELVLKTSRPLMVLCELVHPELEAAVAKRCLATQIQPDALTCHVLCSLRGFYRLSVFVRDYEKTEVKFQNAANILLHCKGKVVGLDELFPPNLGSVCGPGTRTSEAGLSKFSHTAALVSTQQGKCNITFHNQRDLELHTVLSREEAKTAAIPLSRHLFCTYTDSKVTVSVSLPDAGVYRLGLYARTAPGGDFNPMCDFVLRNSCDQPGPPFPCVYSAWRKGCVLFEPRVGLLEPLSWVRFRVRVPGAQKVSVVGETRTDLKLNKSRVWEGEVSSGNGLQQLKLAASSGESSDMAVLMSFDIKQLEREA; translated from the exons ATGTCGGCCGAAGTTGCGATTCAGAAGTTCTCCTTCCCCTTCTCCTGTGCTGCGCGTCTTTCTCTGCAAGATGAGGTGACCCAGAAGGGATGTGTGCAGGTGAAGGCCCTGCAGCTTCATGACCTCCAGGAGAATCCAGCGTTAAGCAAACCAAGCTCTGATCCAGTTATAGTAACTCCAGTGCATAAGAAACATCAGGAGCCTGGAGGACACGTGGCCGCTGCCCGGGTCCTGGTCTGCGCCGAAGCTTCCCAGAATGCTGTGCTCTCCGGGCGAAGCGTCTTTGAGAAactgattgtggagaatgaggatCAACGTCCTGCGGCCAAGAGACAGCTGTCGTGTGAGAGCGCGGCCAAGACCATCAGTGTGGTGAAGAAGAGCGCGGTGAGGAAGGAGGCCGAGGAGCAGAGACACCTGAAGCCGAAAACACACCTGGGACAGAAGGTGACGCCGCACGTGGCAGCAACAGGGAGGAGGAAGCGTCGCAAAGACCTGTTCGTCAACTCTGAGGTTTTCCACAGAGTTGATGCTCATGTTATCAGAGCAGGAGCTGAG ctgaaggAAAAGTGTGTACATGATGTGAAGACAATCGTACAGAGCATCACACAGGGAGTCAGGACGGAGCTGGAGAGGCTTCGTGCCATCTGGGTCTGGCTGTGCCACAACATCG AGTACGACGTGAACGGGTACCTCGGCCGCTCAGAGAAGTTGAGTTCCCCAGAGGAGGTGATCGCGGCCGGTCGGGGCGTCTGCTGCGGCTACTCCAGCCTCTGTACAGAGATGTGCAG AGAGGTGGGTATCGAGTGCCAAGAGGTGCCCGGCCACAGTAAGGGCATCGGGTACCGTCAGGGCCAGAGCCTCAACAATGTGAAATCGGATCACCTGTGGAACGCCGTGCTTCTCGGGGGACAGTGGTTCCTGTTGGACGCCTGTTGGGGAGCGGGACGAGTGGATATGGAACACGAGAGCTTCGTCAAAAG GTTCgatgagttctatttcctcacGGACCCAGAGGAGTTCATCGAGTCGCACTTCCCCGATGAGGAGAAATGGCAGCTCCTGGAGACGCCCATACCCCTGGAGGAGTTTGAGAGGAGGGTCTTCAAGACCTCGGCCTTCTTCACCATGGGGCTCAGACTGATTCAGCCTCATCACTTCCACATGGTCACAG ACGGAGGTGAGGCGAACGTGTCCCTCGGCTTCTCCAGACCTGCTACCTTCACCTATGAGATCACTCAGCACCAGGACCTCCTCCACTGTGGAGCGTCAGAGCAGAAAGACTCCGGCAACTCGTCCTTCGGCCTCCTGACCGTCTCCCATCGaaacatgaagctgcagctcctgcCTCCTGCCAGCGGCACATACGACGTGAAGGTGTTTGCCAGACCCGAAGCAGCCGTCACACCTCTGACGTGGGTCTGCTCCTTCACAGTCGAGTGTCAGACCCCGCGGGCCAGGGAGGAGATCCCAGAGAATCCCTTCTTGTCCTGGGGCCTGCAGCCTGTCGCCGGATCTCTGGGCATCACAGGCAGCAGCCAGGGCAGCGAGGTGGCTGAGGTGGAAGACGGCGTCTTTGAGCTGGTGTTGAAGACATCCAGGCCTCTGATGGTGCTGTGTGAACTGGTTCATCCAGAGCTGGAAGCTGCTGTAGCCAAGCGCTGCCTGGCTACTCAGATTCAGCCGGATGCTCTGACCTGCCACGTCCTGTGTTCGTTACGTGGCTTCTACCGCCTGTCGGTGTTTGTGCGGGACTACGAGAAAACAGAGGTCAAGTTCCAGAACGCCGCAAACATCCTGTTACACTGCAAAGGGAAGGTGGTCGGACTGGATGAGCTCTTCCCTCCGAACTTGGGCTCTGTGTGCGGTCCCGGGACCCGCACGTCGGAGGCGGGGCTGTCCAAATTCAGCCATACGGCGGCGTTGGTGAGCACACAGCAGGGCAAGTGTAACATCACCTTCCACAACCAGCGGGACCTCGAGCTTCACACGGTGCTCAGCAGAGAAGAGGCGAAAACAGCAGCTATTCCACTTTCACGCCACCTTTTCTGCACGTACACAGACAGCAAGGTGACGGTGAGCGTCAGCCTCCCTGACGCCGGGGTGTATCGGCTGGGCCTGTACGCCAGGACCGCCCCTGGTGGAGATTTCAACCCCATGTGTGACTTTGTTCTGAGGAACAGCTGCGATCAGCCGGGGCCTCCGTTCCCCTGCGTCTACTCAGCCTGGAGGAAAGGCTGCGTGCTCTTTGAGCCCCGCGTGGGCCTGCTGGAGCCCCTCTCCTGGGTCCGCTTCAGGGTGAGGGTCCCCGGGGCCCAGAAGGTGAGCGTGGTGGGAGAGACGCGAACTGATCTCAAACTGAACAAGAGCAGAGTCTGGGAGGGCGAAGTTTCCAGTGGAAACGGTCTCCAGCAACTGAAACTGGCGGCGTCCTCGGGGGAGTCCAGCGACATGGCTGTTCTAATGTCCTTCGACATCAAGCAGTTGGAGAGAGAAGCGTGA